The Glycine soja cultivar W05 chromosome 6, ASM419377v2, whole genome shotgun sequence genome has a window encoding:
- the LOC114416189 gene encoding uncharacterized protein LOC114416189 — protein sequence MESLALSFLHITLFLFTIISLNSFSSYASQLTYTDHCASMVPNSNPNESKFKDFPHGRFQVGYYLGGDKIVGADTFQKLRQKQVTLRIKSVYETDVFGIHKVGATLLVTTASSYYRVGNFTRGKRLKNRKRFPSSIMFSLDGFWSEYSGKICMVGTGSGYNMQLLEVVLKLYNVVNSSNTISTLAIGSLESLSSKNEVSYFEPISLFIFPRVDYEYSLDTIEAKTEFSNEGEVVPGLSINPVSFCANIFPMINGKYDLQYQSECNSAKYCSPVNGKYDFQLPYIVSLKELVCLDVKQRVRVLIGFRNSGDRWSFNPNTTLVGEGWWDEEKNQLSIVGCHFLGMEKSMTSVYVGDCSTRMILRFPKIWSIKDASSIVGQIWSNKTVGDSGYFKRMVLRKFEDQRVQISGTKYEYSQLDKVRKVSPRHEQLKNKGIRYPDVYSSDMRFDISVRISKRRVAWGYSVPLVVNDQIQQLNLEETFPSNSSNTLPSISPNSSSTGLYNVSYKINIKLLPNVKLGEEKSMLNTTTNVTEPVNVSAEGIYDAEAGILCMVGCRNLGSKNQIPSSNSLDCEVIVKFQFPPLDAKNNGGYIKGSIESVRKNSDPLYFKQLDVISAAFYTAEASQISKKVDMEVIMILLCTTLACVFVGLQLYHVKRNPDMLPLISFVMSLILTLGNMVPLVLNFESLFAQNHDKKRILLGSEWLEVNEIAVRLIVMVAFLLQFRLLQLTWSARKVYTKQKDLWIAEKKVLYVILTLYAAGFLIALLVHQSNTLQGDVVYSSSLSQQHSLWEDLKSFSGLVLDGFLLPQILLNLFMNSKGNALSCSFYFGISLVRLIPHAYDLFEALVYVDGSSLYEDEIADYYSTAWDIIIPLVSLMFAAIIHLQQQFGGCSILSWRINTKGVEEYKKVPVVTEA from the coding sequence ATGGAATCTCTAGCATTGTCATTTCTCCACATTACATTGTTTCTTTTCACCATAATCTCCCTTAACAGTTTTTCATCTTATGCTTCTCAACTCACTTACACAGATCACTGTGCTTCCATGGTTCCAAACTCAAACCCCAATGAGTCCAAGTTCAAAGACTTCCCACATGGTAGATTCCAAGTTGGTTACTACCTTGGTGGTGACAAAATTGTTGGTGCTGACACCTTCCAGAAACTGAGACAGAAACAAGTTACCCTTCGAATCAAGAGTGTGTATGAAACTGATGTCTTTGGCATACACAAAGTTGGAGCTACCTTGTTAGTAACAACTGCCAGTTCCTATTACCGTGTGGGAAACTTCACACGTGGCAAAAGATTAAAGAACCGCAAGCGTTTTCCAAGTTCAATAATGTTTAGTCTTGATGGGTTTTGGTCAGAATATTCAGGCAAGATTTGCATGGTTGGAACAGGAAGTGGCTATAACATGCAACTTTTGGAGGTTGTTCTCAAGCTTTACAATGTCGTCAATTCGAGTAATACTATTTCTACCTTGGCTATTGGAAGCTTGGAGAGCTTGAGTTCTAAGAATGAGGTGAGTTATTTTGAACCCATTTCTCTGTTTATTTTTCCTAGAGTGGATTATGAATATAGTTTGGATACTATAGAAGCAAAAACTGAGTTCTCTAATGAAGGTGAAGTAGTACCGGGTTTATCCATTAATCCGGTTAGTTTTTGTGCAAACATTTTTCCAATGATTAATGGTAAATATGATTTGCAATACCAAAGTGAATGCAATTCTGCAAAGTATTGCAGTCCTGTTAATGGTAAATATGATTTCCAATTGCCTTATATTGTGTCTTTGAAAGAATTGGTTTGTTTAGATGTTAAGCAAAGGGTGAGAGTATTGATTGGATTTCGCAATAGTGGTGATAGATGGTCTTTCAATCCTAATACTACATTAGTTGGAGAAGGGTGGTGGGATGAGGAAAAGAACCAATTGTCTATAGTTGGTTGCCATTTCTTGGGAATGGAAAAATCAATGACTAGTGTTTATGTGGGTGATTGCTCAACAAGAATGATCTTGAGGTTTCCAAAGATTTGGTCAATCAAAGATGCAAGTAGCATTGTGGGCCAAATTTGGAGCAACAAAACTGTAGGGGATTCAGGTTATTTCAAGAGAATggttttaagaaaatttgaggACCAAAGAGTTCAAATTTCTGGCACAAAGTATGAGTATAGCCAGCTTGACAAAGTGAGAAAGGTGTCCCCAAGACACGAACAGTTGAAGAACAAGGGAATAAGGTACCCTGATGTTTATTCTTCTGACATGAGATTTGACATCTCAGTTAGAATCTCTAAGAGGAGAGTTGCATGGGGTTATTCTGTTCCATTGGTTGTTAATGATCAGATCCAACAGTTGAACTTAGAAGAAACCTTTCCTTCTAATTCCAGCAACACACTCCCATCCATTTCTCCAAACTCTAGCAGCACTGGCTTGTACAATGTTAGCtacaaaatcaacatcaagctACTACCTAATGTCAAGTTAGGTGAAGAGAAGTCTATgttaaacacaacaacaaatgtAACTGAGCCAGTGAATGTTTCAGCTGAGGGAATTTATGATGCTGAAGCTGGAATCTTATGTATGGTAGGTTGCAGAAACCTTGGCTCAAAGAACCAAATTCCATCATCAAATTCTCTGGATTGTGAGGTTATAGTCAAGTTTCAGTTCCCCCCGCTTGATGCAAAGAACAATGGAGGTTACATTAAAGGAAGTATTGAAAGCGTGCGCAAAAATTCAGACCCTCTTTACTTCAAACAGTTGGATGTGATTTCAGCTGCATTTTACACAGCAGAAGCATCACAAATATCGAAGAAAGTAGATATGGAGGTCATAATGATTCTGCTTTGCACCACACTAGCATGTGTTTTTGTGGGTTTGCAACTCTACCATGTGAAAAGAAATCCTGACAtgcttcccttaatctcctttgtcATGTCATTGATTTTGACTTTGGGAAATATGGTACCTCTTGTTCTGAATTTTGAATCCCTTTTTGCACAAAATCATGACAAGAAAAGAATTTTGCTTGGAAGTGAATGGCTTGAAGTGAATGAAATTGCTGTAAGGCTAATTGTAATGGTGGCTTTCTTGTTGCAATTCCGTCTCTTGCAGCTAACTTGGTCAGCAAGAAAGGTTTATACAAAACAAAAGGACCTTTGGATTGCTGAGAAGAAGGTTTTGTACGTGATTTTAACCCTATATGCAGCAGGTTTCTTGATTGCATTGCTTGTACACCAAAGCAATACCTTGCAGGGTGATGTGGTGTATTCATCTAGCCTTTCACAACAACACTCACTTTGGGAGGACTTGAAATCTTTTTCAGGTTTGGTGCTAGATGGCTTTCTCTTGCCTCAAATTTTGCTTAATTTGTTCATGAATTCCAAAGGGAATGCTCTTTCTTGTTCATTTTACTTTGGAATCAGTTTGGTCAGACTAATTCCTCATGCATATGATCTCTTTGAGGCTCTTGTATATGTTGATGGTTCATCCTTATATGAGGATGAGATTGCAGACTATTACTCCACTGCTTGGGATATAATCATTCCTTTGGTAAGCCTGATGTTTGCTGCAATTATCCATTTGCAACAACAGTTTGGCGGTTGCAGCATTCTTTCTTGGAGAATCAATACCAAGGGTGtagaagaatataaaaaagtgCCTGTGGTAACTGAAGCATAG
- the LOC114416884 gene encoding nucleolar transcription factor 1-B-like, which produces MAKRTLLKLKPSLHVPLRFFRSSTLALTRPLGPLARPESPSISLFKPSTVHFPGILARQMVTARSPRGASKRNDEEEEDDDDDDDGFDDEDGFDLDDEFDDSDDGDGFDDEEEEEKPKGKKKKTW; this is translated from the coding sequence ATGGCAAAGAGAACGCTGCTGAAGCTAAAGCCAAGTCTCCACGTTCCGTTACGTTTCTTCCGCAGCTCCACTTTGGCCCTGACCCGACCCCTTGGCCCGCTTGCCCGACCCGAATCCCCCTCGATATCCCTCTTCAAACCCTCCACCGTTCACTTCCCGGGCATACTCGCAAGGCAAATGGTCACTGCGAGATCGCCACGTGGCGCTTCAAAAAGGAAcgatgaggaggaggaggacgatgatgatgatgatgatggttttGATGACGAGGATGGATTCGATCTCGACGATGAGTTCGACGATTCCGATGATGGTGACGGCTTTGATgacgaggaagaagaagagaaacccaagggaaaaaagaagaagacatGGTga